The window AAAGGTCACCAAGCTGGCCCATCTCATCCGCCTGGGCTCACGCTTCAGCCGCCGGATGGAATTCTCCCTGCCAAACCCCCGGGGCGGCCTCATCTACCCCCATCTCGGCTCCTACGGCATCGGTATCGGCCGCCTCATGGCATCCATTGCCGAGGCTAACACCGACACCCGGGGACTGCTCTGGCCATTGGGTATCGCCCCATTTAAGGCCTACTTTGTTGTGGTGGGCCGGGGACACACCATCCAGCAGATCGCGGGGCACGTTTACACCCGGGTGCAGGACGTGGTGCTGTACGATGACCGCAAAATTCCCGTTCTGAAGAAATTTAAGGACGCCCAACGCCTGGGCATACCCATCCTCCTTGTACTCAGCGCGGCCAGCCTTCAAGACGGATGTGTGATGTTGGGCCACCGTCGGCTCTGTCCGGCAACCCGGGTGCCCTTCCATCAGATCCCGAAGAAAATCGAAGAATTAATGGAACTCGAAGAAGAAATGAGGCAGCAGCATGCAGGTGAGATTAACCAGAGAACTACTTGATCAAGTGGTGTTCGGTATGGAAAACCAGGAACTGAACTTTTTCCTGGATATGGAGACCGGGGAAATTCTGAGCTTCGATGAGGGCCAGACGGACACCATCCTTGAAGACCCTGAATCAAAACGGTATGTTCCCATCCCGGAATGGACCAGCACCGACGGCTACAATCTCATGGAGAAATTCGTAGCGGGCCTTCGCAACCCCCTTGCCCGGGAGCGGCTCCGTGCCATCCTGCAGGCCGGACGGAGGGTTTTTCGACAATTCAAGGACACCCTACGGGAGCACCGCGAGGTCGAGCGTCTCTGGTTCCGATTTAAAGAGCAGGAGATGCGGGATGTCGTGCTGGATTGGTACGCCAATCTCATGGAAACCTGGGGGATAGAGTATGAGGAACCGGATTTTGAGGATACCCAGGTTCTGGTTTTTGACGACTTTGATTTCAGGCCGGCCATTCTTTCCGGGGAGGATTCCAATGCTGTGTGGAAGGAGATTACCTCCTGGGACCGCCAAGCCTTCTTTGATGCCTATCCCACTTCCGTGGAGGCTGAGTTCTGGTACAACCGCTTCCGGGGGCCCCAGCCCGTCGGCCATTATGCACAAGCCAATGCCGAAGGCCAAGCCCCGCAGGGCCCCCAGGACGACTTCCTGCTGCGCCTGATGACCCCCGGGAACGAACTGGCCGCCTTCGCCTGGGGCCAGTATGAAGAGATTCAGCCCGGCCGGCGGTGGCTTTTTATCAAGCAACTCTATGTACTAGTAGAATATCGCGGATTAGGCATTGCCAAGGCCCTGATCGGACAGATCTTTGAATGCCGGGATCCGGTGGAGAAGATCATCCTCGAGCTTCCTGGTAATGCCGATATCCTGGGAAACTTTCTGGAGGATCAGGGATTCCGCACCTCCGCGGCCGTTTGGATCTGCGGGGAATAGGCCCTAGGCCTGTTGCAGCAGCCGGCGGATGGTGCAGTCCTTGGCGAGCTCAGGATGATTCCGGTACGGGCGGGTCAGTTATCCTGTGTATATCCGTCCTCATCCGGGGGATGGTTGGCGGGCAGGTGGACTGACCGGAGGCTTCGGGCTTGGAAATGCAGGGATTTGAGCTCTGCCATGACCAGGTCGGCGGTGGCCTGCTTTACCTCTGCTGCCGGAGCCTCCGGGGAGGCAGCCTCCCGGGCGCGTTTTCGGTAATCCTCGGCAGATGATATCGTTCCGGCGGAGAAAACTACCACATCCTCGGTGATAAAGTCATCGGCCATGGTTCCTTCCTGGTTCACCCGGAGGATGTTTCCGGAGATTCCCACGGGCAGAACGTAATCGAAGGCCCTGAGGTATGAATCCACCTCGGGAAGACCCCGCCGGGTAGCCTCATTGCCCGGACGGTACCGGGTGCCCGAGGGAAACAGGAGGATGATGTATCCGTCGTGTTTTCTCCGGACCATTTCATGCAGAGCCGCCATGTTTATCTGTCTGCTCTTCTTTTTTTCCTCGGCCCATTGGTCTGTGCCCTCGTAGGGCTGAAGACT of the Spirochaeta lutea genome contains:
- a CDS encoding lysophospholipid acyltransferase family protein, whose protein sequence is MQTVKQRYGHVAKQLIANSKHSSSVTSDRVFQEANQKNRKLIDEVVEELLLPGSRIEGIHELHRLFELAQEGKSCLLLMEHYSNFDIPTFHYLISQSTQAGPKVSNSIIPMAGLKLNAESDFVRAFTEAYTRLVIYPSRSLQPYEGTDQWAEEKKKSRQINMAALHEMVRRKHDGYIILLFPSGTRYRPGNEATRRGLPEVDSYLRAFDYVLPVGISGNILRVNQEGTMADDFITEDVVVFSAGTISSAEDYRKRAREAASPEAPAAEVKQATADLVMAELKSLHFQARSLRSVHLPANHPPDEDGYTQDN
- a CDS encoding GNAT family N-acetyltransferase — translated: MQVRLTRELLDQVVFGMENQELNFFLDMETGEILSFDEGQTDTILEDPESKRYVPIPEWTSTDGYNLMEKFVAGLRNPLARERLRAILQAGRRVFRQFKDTLREHREVERLWFRFKEQEMRDVVLDWYANLMETWGIEYEEPDFEDTQVLVFDDFDFRPAILSGEDSNAVWKEITSWDRQAFFDAYPTSVEAEFWYNRFRGPQPVGHYAQANAEGQAPQGPQDDFLLRLMTPGNELAAFAWGQYEEIQPGRRWLFIKQLYVLVEYRGLGIAKALIGQIFECRDPVEKIILELPGNADILGNFLEDQGFRTSAAVWICGE